From Polynucleobacter paludilacus:
TTTGTAGTTTGAAGTAAGTCATTTTTTGTCGGACTTTAAAGACAAGTAAGTGGTTGCTCCGTTTAGAGCTGAAGTTTTCTAAATAGTAGGGCAACTGGAGCGGGCAATTAATTTTGGTTGCCCCCAACTGAACTGAAGGAGTTGTTATGCCACGTCGTCGTGAAGTTCCCAAACGGGAAATCTTGCCTGATCCAAAATTCGGCAATGTAGAAGTCGCTAAATTCATGAACGTCCTGATGTTGGACGGCAAGAAATCGGTTGCAGAGCGTATCGTTTACGGTGCCTTTGATCATATCGAGAAAAAAGCAAACAAAGAACCACTCGAGATTTTTTCAACAGCCATGGGTAATGTAAAGCCAATGGTTGAGGTGAAGAGCCGTCGCGTTGGCGGTGCTAATTATCAAGTTCCTGTTGAAGTTCGCCCATCACGCCGTTCCGCTTTGGCAATGCGCTGGGTGCGCGAAGCCGCTAAAAAGCGTGGTGAAAAATCTATGGCGCAACGTTTGGCTAATGAATTATTAGAAGCTGCTGAAGGTCGTGGCGGCGCAATGAAGAAGCGTGAAGAAGTTCACCGTATGGCAGAAGCTAATAAAGCTTTCTCACATTTCCGCTTCTAACCCATTAGTAAAGAAAAGGCATAAACAGTGGCACGCAAAACCCCCATCGACAGATATCGCAATATTGGTATTTCAGCGCACATTGACGCAGGTAAAACCACAACTACAGAACGTGTTTTGTTCTATACCGGTGTTAATCACAAAATTGGTGAAGTGCATGATGGCGCTGCTACCATGGACTGGATGGAGCAAGAGCAAGAGCGTGGTATCACCATTACTTCTGCTGCTACCACCACATTCTGGAAGGGTATGGCCGGCAATATGCCTGAGCATCGTATCAACATTATCGATACCCCAGGGCACGTAGACTTCACGATTGAAGTAGAGCGTTCCATG
This genomic window contains:
- the rpsG gene encoding 30S ribosomal protein S7; the encoded protein is MPRRREVPKREILPDPKFGNVEVAKFMNVLMLDGKKSVAERIVYGAFDHIEKKANKEPLEIFSTAMGNVKPMVEVKSRRVGGANYQVPVEVRPSRRSALAMRWVREAAKKRGEKSMAQRLANELLEAAEGRGGAMKKREEVHRMAEANKAFSHFRF